The Quercus lobata isolate SW786 chromosome 4, ValleyOak3.0 Primary Assembly, whole genome shotgun sequence genome segment cagcccatattcaaagtcgttgggggtggttgtaaaagccaaagaatgcggctctgtcaggttcagagcattgaatggcagtaagggcagctttccctggatattttagatctttcttcctagtttcagtcctataccgtttttacccttctttcaggggggactttgggtctgccgaggactgagctgtcctcggcagtatcccaaggctattttgtcgagcttgggccatagccctcctcggcttggccttcggattctccccgggtagatgggcctggcccataaatcatttgggccccacactattgaattgggtttttattataataaaaaaaaaaaagtattgttagttaaaaattaaaatctctccccttaattttcatttaaaaaaaaaaaaaaaaaaaaaaagcccggCATTTAATTACCACTTATGTGGGTATCTCATATGTTGTCTTTATTCATAGTTTCATATAACACATGTAAAATACCACAACAGCATGGCCTCTTTTAAGGGGATTTGACTGTGTCTTGGATGCTTGCAAAAATGCAACAATATCTTCAACTATTTACACGTGTAACCACTTGATCTTGGTCTCATGCAAAATCCCTGAATTTACATGTCACTTTAATCAGTGTCTCCAAACAAAATATAACGATTAACATGCAGCTACAAAGTCGTGACAATGGAAAAAGCTGTTTCTCACAGTTACATTTACAACCCTTTAATCCAAAAGACATTTGTTTTTATATCCCATAATCATCATATTCATTCCTGGATTTCTAACAGACATGCAGAAAGGTAAGCCTTTCAAGAAGAGAACAAATCTGGACACCCTATTCCCATTGACTATTATGTGTTTTTTCATCCTTCATTCAGTTacatgcatgtaatgcaatgttgtaatatttcattaatttttctttttctttttttttcttcagattattTTTACAGCAAACCCAGCTTCACACAgatcattgtagcctcttccATTGGCCTGATCATTGCTGTGGTAGTGCATTATCGTATTCGGAAGCTATGGTTTGACAAACTTGCTCCACGCCTCATATTATCAGACACACGAAGAGTTGAAAAGCTAGAAAGGTTTCCCCATTATGTAGgtaattatgtgatttgatcCTTTCAATATACATTTGGATCTATGTAAATGTTTTATTGTCCATGCTGTCTTTTCCAGGGCAATTTCATTCATGCCTACACCCTCACAATGTGACACTTTGAAAGCGAAAAGATCAAACGTCCTTCGACAATAACATCTCCTGAATATATTCAATCTGTGTTTTAATTCTGTCTCTCCCTTGATTGCAGCTAGGCAAATGGGATTCAAAGATAGGAGAGAATGTCCACAGCTATGCAAATTGGCCTCTAAATACCTTAGGAAATATGAGGGATCTGAGGATGATATATATACGTTCTTCGCAAGTGAACCAGATGCAGATTCGCTTTTTGTGAAGCTTGTGGAGGAGTTTGAGAGATGCATTCTAAGTTACTTTGCATTTCATTGGAGCCTTACCGATCTTATGATTAGTCAGGTATCCAAGATCTAATGGCTTATGGGgttataaagaaaagaaaaatgttgatTTGAAATCGTGCATGATAATTTATGTATAGTTTCCTTATCATACTACATTAATTTTCAGGTGATGAGTTCTGATCCTGACCCCAAAAGGAAGCTCAAGCAAATTTTCATGGCAGCAACAAGGtggtcatcatcatcatcaatgttttatatatatataattgaaaatgcTAGTAGGAGTCGAAATGAAATGTTAACAATAGAATATTAAAGCAAGATAATACACTCTGCCATTCCCATGTCATTTCTGAACCAAACTGCAAGACCATTTTCTTTCCCCAGTTTTAGTTTCTGTATTTGTTATAGAGCGTACCCCTCAGTCTTTCTGGCCTTGGCCTTTCTTATACAGAGAAATTGCTGTATTAAACATGATGAAATTATGTAATAAGCAGTTACGATCAGAGGAAAGCAATCAAAGAGCAGATGGAACTAGCAGACAATTTACATTTGAATTGAATTACTCATAAATTGTCTACATACACACATCACCCAAAGTAGTAAGAGTTCCTTGGCAATTCAGTTATATCCAATttgccgaaaaaaagaaaaaaagcgcTAAGTtgtatattataattattactgATGCAAGTATATTGTTTTTGCAGAATTAAAGTATTCAAATATCCTTGTTTTTTTGCTGGTATAGGGAACAAAGATTTGAGAGGGTGACAAAAAACCTGAAGGTGGCTAGAGTGTTCTCTACATTGGTAGAGGAGCTGAAAGCAATGGGAATGATAGCAAATGATGACTCACGATGTACAGAGGTGATGGCTCCAGTGGCACACAGCGATAGGAGTCCAGTCCTCCTCCTGATGGGTGGCGGGATGGGAGCTGGGAAGAGCACAGTGCTTAAAGAAATTCTGAAAGAGTATGAATATTATTATCATCCATTCCATAATCCTAAACATAAGCAGTAAGAAATTTTGCAAGAGGTGAAAAGTTTATCTTGTAAACATCACCCTTGATTCAGAATTCTCTCTGTTAAGCTCTTACATTATCCTTAATTGAGAAAGTTAAAACTACAAGGGGAGGTTAgcaaatatgtatataaaatgCATATACATAGATACATTCAtacaatacatacatacaacatatatatatgtatgtatgtatgtatgtatgtatgtattattTTGGGTGGTCTGAAGCCCTGAGCTAAATCCTAGGGCCAAgatcaaaatttctttttcaacaaTGTCAACTATTTATTAAGTTCAGTCTTGAGTTTTTTACAGCTGAATCTTCTACATCACGTATAAAAGTGAAATCATCATTGGAACTTCATAGATAACTTTAAATTGACTTTGGGATAAAATTCAAGAATTCAAAAGGTCTGCCTGTACCGAATGAGTATTGAAGATCAGAAAAGCTAATTGAATATACAGAAGTTGCTAAAAGGAAGTTTTATTACATTTAAAAGGCAATTGAATATTGGTAAGTAACTTCAAAATGACTAGTGTAAGAGGTATTATTTCAATCCTATGGccatcatttaaaatatttactCCATCCCTATCTTGCTacatcattttaaaaatgaaagaatttgGAATTATGGAAAGCAAgagctaatatttattgtttgtGGATGAAGACCATTCTGGGCAGGAGCAGCAGGAAATGCGGTAAAAATTGAAGCAGATGCCTTCAAAGAATCAGATGTCATCTTTAGGGCCCTTAGTTCCAGACGTCATGGACATGTCGACATGCTCCAGACTGCTGAACTGGTGAGATATGagactttctctctctctaccctCTTCCCACTCAGAATAATAGGCAGAAGCACCCACTTTTTCTACAGGTTGTATAGAAAATACTCTGGAGAATGTAATGGTATCAAATGACCAAAACTGGGACACATTCTAGGCCTAAAAGTTCTGAAGTGAAACATATGCTTGTGAATTGAACCTGTTCAacatacttatcaaaaaaaatttgaacctgTTCAACATAAACCATAGtctgtttgtttggttttaaaGTTAAGAAGAGAAGCATAAAGCCAACGTAGAATAAACCTGAGCTACATTACTGGTATAAACAATACAAAGTCAATTCTAGCATAAACATACCTGACATATCATCTAACCAAGGTGCTTTTTCTGCCCATGATAAGAAGTTTCCCCTTTGATTCCTTAATACATTACTCATCTGAAGTGGTAGTTCATCATTTACATCATTCTCGCAAGTATCTTTGAATGTGTGCTTCCATATGTGGTACTCAGATTCTTCTTCAATCTCCTTTCTACATCTTCAGACATCACTGTGTCAGTTTCTTTTACTTTAGATCGGTAAGTTTTGAATCTAAGACTTACCCAATACTCATCCCACACTTACACCACCTAAACCAAGGCCCAGGCACAGTCAGATTCTCTACTTTAgcatctctcactctctctatctctctctctctctctcattttagtGCCACTTCAGATGTTATACTAAATAAAACTTACCTGAAGTAGGTGCatcaataatttgataatatttcaaatatttatcACGTCAATATGCTTCATCATAATATTTCCTAGCATAAGTTCCATAGTATGACCTGAAAAATGTTTATAAACAGGTACACCAATCATCTACTGATGCTGCATCATCCCTCCTGGTGACAGCACTTAATGAAGGGAGGGATGTGATCATGGATGGCACCCTCTCTTGGCAACCATTTGTTGTGCAGACAATAACAATGGCCAGGAATGTTCACCGCCGCCGCTATCGCATGGGTGCTGGTTACAGGGCAAATGAAGATGGAACTGTAACTGAAAACTACTGGGAACAAATTGAAGATGAAGAACCAGAGCAAGTTGGAggcaaaaagagaaaaccatATAGGATAGAGCTTGTTGGAATTGTCTGTGATGCCTATCTAGCTGTTATAAGAGGCATAAGGTATATTACTAACCATTATATCTTGGtactttttacattttcattttttaaaatttttaaaaatatatttgttttcttgtttatCTGTCTCTCTCTATTGAGTAATCTAATGTACCAAAGTGTGTTTTTTTTGCATGTAAACAGGAGAGCCATCATGTGTAGAAGAGCTGTAAGAGTAAATTCACAATTAAAATCCCACAAGAGATTTGCAAATGCATTTCTAACATACTGCCAACTGGTTGATAATGCCAGGTTATATTGCACGAATGCTTTGGAAGGCCCGCCTAAGGTACACACAACATACCTCCTCTTTCTTTGTGCAGTGACAAGAACCTTACTTCAGTGTTAACAACCAGAACTTGGATTTAAACATAGGCCTATATTTGTACCTGCATAATTTCATTTAACCAACCAAGAGTCAATAATTACGTGTTGTTTTTCTTGGCAAAAGCTCAGCTGACTTATGTTATGCTAACTTACACTTTCATACATGGGTTTGGCTTTTGCATGAAGGCCATGGCATTCAGGACTATAGTCTATACCTGTCGGCAGAAGGTTTTTGTAGCAATTTTTGTTAAACTCAACATGTCATACTGACATAATAATTCCTGTGAAGTTGATAGGATGGAAAGACAGAGACAAGACATTGCTGGTTGATCCAGACGAAATTGATTGTTTAAAACGGGTAGAAAGGTTGAATGAAAATGCCAAGTCCATATATGAACTTTACAAGCACCCTAACCCAGCTTGCGAAGCTGGGTCAGTTTGGAAAGACATTGTATTGTCACCTTCAAGGTTGAACATTCAGCAGGAGCTGAAGTATTGCATCCAGAGAATTGAAAGAAGGACATGACAAATCAAGAGTGCAGGGTCAATACGGTTTGAAACTTCTCCACTTGGATGGCTCAAGAAACAAAGGCTGAAgaaattgtcaaattttctaTGTTTGCAACCAAggaatatttatctattttgtattaaattaaTGAGCTTATATGTAGAATTCCGTTCAAAGAACAAAATCGgttaaaaagttcaaaactGATTATTCAGAAACATGTCTATTGATAGTGGAGGTGATTCAGAtaataaaagattttgaaaatagtAATTGCtgaaaagaaaatccaaacagaAATCACACAGCCATAACAAGCAagccaaaaaagtaaaagttttcTAAGCTCATAAATCATGATCCTTTGATTAAATATTGATTGAAACTTCTATTAATAATGGAGATTGTGGCAATAATGACAATGTACAATGAGAACCTGGATTCAAGGAAAGCATactaaacaaaacaagaaaaaaaaattttgataatagccAAGAACATACCTCTTTCATTGGATGGCAATGCACATCTAAACAGCTCTCTATGACCTATTTACTCTTTAGTTACTAATTGGATATATAAAGGAGTCCTGAGATGTGTCTTGAGTCAAGAACCATCCTTTACTGTTCTTCCATCAAGATGCATCCTCTACTGTTTTTccctctctttgtttttttcttgttcttctcaGCTATAAAACTTCCTACACTTATTTTGTGAGCTTCAATTCAGAAGCTTTATAGTTGCAGCGACTCCTTCTCCTTTCAGAAGCCACTTTGCATCTGATACAGATTTTACCAGTCTCATAAGTTTTCTGTTTTCTCAATGCCGACGTCCATATGCAGAAGGACACAGATTGTGGCTGTGTTGACTTAAACCACTGATTATAAGTTCACAAATATAATGGTTGAGAGAGAATTTACGTTATTACTCTTCCTCTTCATCCATTTTTCTGCTTAAATAAAGTGGAAAAACTTTAAGCAGACTAGCAACTTCAATcatccaattattttttttattaaaatcacCTAATCcttttaaccttttatggttggcttcataaataatttttcaaaacattctTTCATACATCAATTTTCAGTGGTGCATAAGGTAAGTCCAAAAACAGTACATCCGAAGTCTCTTGAATGATACATATGAATTTCTGCCAAGGAGATGATGAACTTTTAACTTTATGAGGGAAGTGGGGAAATATGATTGTTAGAGAGGTGATGAGAACATGACCCTAGATAGGACTGAAGGGCATAAAAGATCCACTAGCCAACCTCAATTAGTTAGGATTACAGCTTAATTGAGTTGAGTAGTGAGGGAAATAAAAGATTATTTACTTACAATGTTTTTTTATGAGTAAAAGTATATATACTAATAACAAAAGCAGTGTACAAGAACTCAAGGGAAGCAACTTAAGTATACTAAAGTGTCTCCAAGACTCTTACTTACAATGTATGGGCTGAATAATTACAACTACACAAATTTCACCCTTATTTAAGACAATTATCTCTATGAACATACATTAAAAGTGtcaaaaaaatgattttactCAATTAACTGCTGTCATTATGTACTTTCTAAAGTCAGTTTGTTTTTTGGCAAGAgggtatactttttttttttttaacttacaaTTGGATTTCATGCCTTTGTtaggtattttaattttctctgaCTTATTTTTCCAAGAGAAATATAGTTGGCATAATATCAATGAAGTAAAAGAAATGTTAAGTTCATGTCAAATAAGTAGTGTACATGAGGAAATCCTATGTGACTAATAAGTGGCACCAATATGCAGATTAGTTGATTGGTAGGCTttatgggtaaaaaaaaataacaaatcaatCGAAGTCCATTTGATCTAGAATGATATCTTCACTAATGAATATCTAATAATGATGCAGATTGACACCATCAAAACTGCATCTTAATGAAATTTAGCTCTTGATTAAGCAGCATATCGAATGCAGAAACTTTTTTCTTGACAGGAAAATTTATTAAAGTTGGtagtaaaatatgaaaaaattaggattaagaaaaaaaaaaaaaaaagggaggaagAGAACAATAGAAAGAGACAGAGTGTGTAGAAAGAAAAGGTTTAGGGCTCAATTGATCAGCCATCACCTTAACAACTATATATTTTAGAGGGATATGACAAGATTATAAGTTTACCCTATgctaatacaaaataataagcaagtagaaaaatataaaattaactaGAGTAGCTCTAACACTCCCCTTAAGCTGAACCATACAAATCAAACATGCCTAACTTGAAAGATGGTTGCTGAAAAGACGCACAAGCTTTTGTGAGAATTCATCTTAGTAGGCATAGGGAGTGACAATCTATTGTTGCATCAACAAATTTTGAATAAAGTGACAACCAACCTCGATATGTTTGAAATGCTCATGGAAAATAGGATTGTTGGCAGTAAAGATAGTAGTCTCATTGTCGCAACACATCTGCATAGGATTAGCAACATCAATACCCAAGTCATGAAGGAAAGAGCAAACTCATAACATCTCAGAAGCAGTATGAGCCATAACTCGATATTCAGCTTCAGAACTAGAATGGGTGACAACATTCTGTGTTTTACTGGAACAAGTAACAAGATTACCTTTGACAAAGATACAAAAATCAAAAGTGGACCTCTGATCAGAGCGACAACAAGCCTAGTCAGCATATCACTAAAGCCTGTCACATACAACTATTTGTTGCATCTTGCTTTACCTGAAGAGTGCTCTATATGGCTGCCAATCTTTTGTGAACAAATTGGTGCTGACAACAACGCAGATGTCACCATATGAATGCTGACATCAGAACACTTCTATCATCTGACAACAACCTCCATATTATTTTAACTTGTTCTAGGGTTGGATCAAAATGCTATAATACCAAGTCAAGTTGtagaatatgaaaaattaaggtgagaaattaaagagagagaatacCCCTTCGctaatataaaataactaattaataataaaaaatagcagGAGTAcaataaaaaacacacacacaaataggGATTACACATTGTAAAGAAGagaaacttaaaataaaataaaaaaaatggtgggtGAGGGGGAGGGGGATGTCCCAAAAAACCACCACAATCCACTCATAAAGTGATCTAACAAACAGAAGCTTCAACTTGAATAGAGCTTTTAGCTTATTTAGGAGGAGCTTGGTGCCCTTCAAATGTCCTAGCATTCCTTTACCACATTAGGCATAACAGATCAGCCTTCCCAATCATTCTACCCCACTATTACCAGAATGCCCTCTCCAACATGCTAATTTCACCTCAACTTTCATAGGTTTAAATGATATaatacaaaatgaccaaaagacAGAGTTAAAAGCTCCCATGTGATTAAACAATGCAGAACAAGGCAACCACTATCTAACCAGTAACCTTACAAATACAACCCAATCAGCTATATTTATTCCTACTTCCTGAGATTTTATAACATTGGAATTTTGCCCAATGTCACGGTCTAagtaaaacaagaaatataattaaaaaaaaaaagagagacatgTTTTGGTGGTACTTTTGCCTGCCAAATGTTTTTCCAAGGAAAATTAGTATCCATTCCGCTTCTCAATATCCCATACTGATTCATACTCCCAGACTTATAACATTTTTTGCAACACCTTCTTCAAGTTCAGCTAACAGAATGTCCCCCAAACAGTGACAACCCCATCATGTCCTAATAGCAAGACTGTCAACCAAAATTTAACTATCTCTTAATCACATACCATGCATACACACATAGCAAAGCCTTTTTGTGAACAAGGATGATGGCCACAGTATATGTACTTACCTACCACTCTCGAAGTACATAATATATACTGAAATTCAAACACTTCAGCATAACTTCTTCATTTCTAGAACTTTTGCATCATGTCATCatgcaggaaaaaaaagaaacccaaaaggACAAAAGcatcaatagaaaaaaaaaattacttagaTATCAGCTGCCATGTCCACTAATCTAGCTCAAGATCTGGATATGGACTTCAATTCCTTACAATTTAAGATCAATTCCCAGAGAGAGGTTTTCTTCATTGGTATGATTCGAATCATCCCACCCATCCACCACTAGTCCTTACCGACACCATTGATGGTGATGTTTAATAGCTGCAACTAACATAGTTGGAAATTTTTCTTGTGGAGAGCATAATGTCTATATCTTCCCTGCACAGAAACCCAACTCAGCTATAAAAGCCTAGCACAAAGATCCTCAACAACCCCGATCCTTGACATAGCATGGAATGGTTGTATTGCTTTAACCTAGAGAGGGTTTAAACAGTTACAAAACCTAAAGAATGATGGAAACAATATATTGTAAAGTCCAAATAGTCCCTCATGATAATCtttatcttaaaataaaataaaataaaaattgatggGGTAGAGTAGATACAACAACAATCAAACCTTAGTCCTAAAATTTTGGAGTCAactatggatcctcaatagaCCAATCAAGGTTGACCGCATATATTCTATTCTGCCAAAAAGCCACATGATTAATTTCCAAGAACATATGGACCCTATCATCAACAATCAACTTTTTTCGTGCCTTCACTTGTTAGCAGATAATGACCACAACTGCGTGATCGGCAATATTGATGACACGTGATATATCACAGTCTAATGCTTCTGTTCTTCTTATATTATACACCCAATAATATCTGAAAATTTCCTCTGACAGTAATTTAAGCAATCTTGAAATATGggcataacaaataaataaaatcgtGTACTAATACAATTCGATGAACCATCTTGATTTTCAATGAAGACTATATCATAACCTGGCAGCCTGGCATAAAAGGTATCAGATTAATGACTACATTCCATCCTTTAGGAACAAAGGACCTACCTGGAAATTACTGCATATATGAATTATGTTTGTTATTTAATAGAAAACTAATAACATAAGAAATTAAGAACAGTATCAAATGGGTTTCACACAATTgaacaaataataaagaaagttaCCTTTCATGAGATGTACGTTATTCATTCAATGCAACTGCAAAATGAGTAGCTGTTTTAGATATCTAAGACTATCCAACAGTTGATTCCCAAATAAATGCCACTCCAGATGATATTTTGCATATCATTGAGGTCTTGAAAACCCAAATGTCACCTATAAGCTAAATATGGAATCAAAGTCAGCAGGAAATGCAGACAAAGAAATTAATTCAACGTGAACAGGATTAGAATTCACACACATATAGGTTATGCAATGGAGAAGTTTGATAAACAAATAGCATAGAGCATCATAAAAACTATTCAAATGGGTGCATTCATTGGGCTCCATTGCACATGTACAACATATCTCAAATGACTCTCCCTCATTTTATCTGCATCCTTCTAAATTATACTTCCCGCTACTTCACAAAGCCATCAAAATcgtattaatttctaaaattagaaACCTATTTATGAGTTTCTGGAATACTAAGATATCAATATATCACTTTGAAAAGATAAAAGATGAATTCAACATCTAAGCCAAAGCACGTTAGGATGTAAAATTCACGCCGCCTCTAGAGAGCTTATACAACATCCCATTTTCTCTTTTACATAATCAGATTTATTCGCTTAGCACCTCAAAGTTGACACATCCAAGCCACTGAGTAAAATCAAATTTAGTATTCTTGAGAACAAACCAAAAATGTCAAACCTGACCAGATTATGCTAATTTGATGCATGCTGAATCAGCGTTGTTCCACATCATTGCAAACAATGGTTTGGAAAGAATGTTGCAATCAAATTCAGTAGTTT includes the following:
- the LOC115985221 gene encoding uncharacterized protein LOC115985221 isoform X2 gives rise to the protein MQKDYFYSKPSFTQIIVASSIGLIIAVVVHYRIRKLWFDKLAPRLILSDTRRVEKLERFPHYVARQMGFKDRRECPQLCKLASKYLRKYEGSEDDIYTFFASEPDADSLFVKLVEEFERCILSYFAFHWSLTDLMISQVMSSDPDPKRKLKQIFMAATREQRFERVTKNLKVARVFSTLVEELKAMGMIANDDSRCTEVMAPVAHSDRSPVLLLMGGGMGAGKSTVLKEILKEPFWAGAAGNAVKIEADAFKESDVIFRALSSRRHGHVDMLQTAELVHQSSTDAASSLLVTALNEGRDVIMDGTLSWQPFVVQTITMARNVHRRRYRMGAGYRANEDGTVTENYWEQIEDEEPEQVGGKKRKPYRIELVGIVCDAYLAVIRGIRRAIMCRRAVRVNSQLKSHKRFANAFLTYCQLVDNARLYCTNALEGPPKLIGWKDRDKTLLVDPDEIDCLKRVERLNENAKSIYELYKHPNPACEAGSVWKDIVLSPSRLNIQQELKYCIQRIERRT
- the LOC115985221 gene encoding uncharacterized protein LOC115985221 isoform X1, producing the protein MQKDYFYSKPSFTQIIVASSIGLIIAVVVHYRIRKLWFDKLAPRLILSDTRRVEKLERFPHYVARQMGFKDRRECPQLCKLASKYLRKYEGSEDDIYTFFASEPDADSLFVKLVEEFERCILSYFAFHWSLTDLMISQVMSSDPDPKRKLKQIFMAATREQRFERVTKNLKVARVFSTLVEELKAMGMIANDDSRCTEVMAPVAHSDRSPVLLLMGGGMGAGKSTVLKEILKEPFWAGAAGNAVKIEADAFKESDVIFRALSSRRHGHVDMLQTAELVHQSSTDAASSLLVTALNEGRDVIMDGTLSWQPFVVQTITMARNVHRRRYRMGAGYRANEDGTVTENYWEQIEDEEPEQVGGKKRKPYRIELVGIVCDAYLAVIRGIRYITNHYILVLFTFSFFKIFKNIFVFLFICLSLLSNLMYQSVFFLHVNRRAIMCRRAVRVNSQLKSHKRFANAFLTYCQLVDNARLYCTNALEGPPKLIGWKDRDKTLLVDPDEIDCLKRVERLNENAKSIYELYKHPNPACEAGSVWKDIVLSPSRLNIQQELKYCIQRIERRT
- the LOC115985221 gene encoding uncharacterized protein LOC115985221 isoform X3, giving the protein MGFKDRRECPQLCKLASKYLRKYEGSEDDIYTFFASEPDADSLFVKLVEEFERCILSYFAFHWSLTDLMISQVMSSDPDPKRKLKQIFMAATREQRFERVTKNLKVARVFSTLVEELKAMGMIANDDSRCTEVMAPVAHSDRSPVLLLMGGGMGAGKSTVLKEILKEPFWAGAAGNAVKIEADAFKESDVIFRALSSRRHGHVDMLQTAELVHQSSTDAASSLLVTALNEGRDVIMDGTLSWQPFVVQTITMARNVHRRRYRMGAGYRANEDGTVTENYWEQIEDEEPEQVGGKKRKPYRIELVGIVCDAYLAVIRGIRYITNHYILVLFTFSFFKIFKNIFVFLFICLSLLSNLMYQSVFFLHVNRRAIMCRRAVRVNSQLKSHKRFANAFLTYCQLVDNARLYCTNALEGPPKLIGWKDRDKTLLVDPDEIDCLKRVERLNENAKSIYELYKHPNPACEAGSVWKDIVLSPSRLNIQQELKYCIQRIERRT